One window from the genome of Enterobacteriaceae bacterium Kacie_13 encodes:
- a CDS encoding DotU family type IV/VI secretion system protein: MSDMQSVTPLMPDETRDDVHRQYRLTLRGNSLNNMTDAATPLLGMVLRLKSMSNRGLPEHLFGQVVTDIRAIEQLLQNHGYEPGTIISFRYILCTFIDETALGQGWSTQNEWIKQSLLVHFHNETWEGEKVFILLERLMGEPKRYQDLLEFLYLCFSLGFRGRYKVSTQNNDEFEQIFRRLHHVLHQLRGDSAFPLLHQNKKGEQGFYHLAQRLGIKHLLTGGIAILVVVYLFYLLRLNAQTQDILLQLNNLLR; this comes from the coding sequence ATGAGCGATATGCAATCCGTGACGCCGCTGATGCCGGATGAAACCCGTGATGATGTGCATCGCCAGTACCGACTGACCTTGCGCGGCAACAGCCTGAATAACATGACCGATGCTGCGACGCCATTGCTGGGCATGGTGCTACGGCTGAAAAGCATGAGCAATCGCGGCTTGCCGGAGCACCTGTTTGGTCAGGTAGTCACGGACATCCGCGCCATCGAACAATTGCTACAGAACCACGGTTATGAACCGGGCACCATCATTTCGTTTCGTTACATACTTTGTACGTTCATCGACGAAACGGCGCTGGGACAGGGCTGGTCTACACAGAATGAGTGGATAAAACAGTCGTTACTGGTGCATTTCCACAATGAAACATGGGAGGGTGAGAAGGTCTTTATTTTGCTTGAAAGGCTGATGGGGGAACCCAAACGTTATCAGGACCTTCTGGAGTTTTTATATCTGTGTTTTTCGCTCGGCTTTCGTGGACGCTACAAAGTCAGCACTCAAAACAATGATGAATTTGAACAGATTTTCCGCCGTCTTCACCACGTTTTGCATCAGCTACGTGGGGACAGCGCGTTCCCGCTGCTGCATCAGAATAAGAAAGGTGAACAGGGTTTTTACCATTTAGCTCAAAGGCTGGGTATCAAACATCTGCTGACAGGAGGCATCGCGATTCTTGTCGTTGTCTACCTGTTCTATTTATTGCGCCTTAATGCCCAGACTCAGGACATTTTGCTTCAACTGAATAATTTACTGAGATAA
- the tssK gene encoding type VI secretion system baseplate subunit TssK produces the protein MATMKNKVIWQEGLFVRPQHFQQLQRYNDYVIHNRLSAISNILWGFTELDIDETQLQHGKISINKAVGCLSDGTVFSVPDQDVVPAPLLVDNSNSANGRDIFLALPIISDVINEVEGMHSAGQSSGRYRINFSDVRDLHTNEGDATQLGLGQLLPRLMNGSEDLSSWVAIPVCRIKNRYPDGRLDLDPDFIPGCQTVRASATLRRYQDEITSALASRCAELAMRIGSPSQQGIADVAEFMMLQMFNRNQIKFAHRTTLSHLHPEDFYRDLIEFYGELVTFTDESRLPEKLALYQHENLTDTFGLAMQRLRKALGTLIAPRAVNLPFSHTDGIYVALINEVSLLQSATFVLAVKSLLPHEILQRQFVQQSKISSVEKIRNVVSVQVPGVPLVVLHTAPRQLPYHANYVYFSLDKGAPGWAEIIKQNSLAMHVSGSFPELDLQLWAIRG, from the coding sequence GTGGCAACCATGAAAAATAAAGTGATCTGGCAGGAAGGGCTGTTTGTGAGACCTCAGCATTTTCAACAGCTTCAGCGCTATAACGACTATGTGATTCACAATCGCCTGTCAGCTATCAGTAATATTCTGTGGGGCTTTACCGAACTCGATATTGATGAGACACAGCTGCAACACGGCAAAATTAGCATTAATAAAGCCGTCGGGTGCCTGTCGGACGGTACGGTGTTCAGCGTGCCAGATCAGGATGTCGTTCCAGCCCCCTTACTGGTGGATAACTCAAACTCGGCGAATGGCCGGGATATTTTTCTGGCTCTGCCAATTATCAGCGACGTTATCAATGAAGTTGAAGGGATGCACAGCGCGGGTCAGAGCTCAGGTCGTTACAGAATAAACTTCAGCGACGTGCGCGATCTGCATACCAATGAAGGCGACGCCACGCAGTTAGGTTTGGGTCAACTGCTCCCCCGTCTGATGAATGGCTCAGAAGATTTGAGTTCATGGGTCGCAATTCCAGTTTGCCGCATTAAAAACCGATACCCTGATGGAAGACTGGATCTGGATCCTGATTTTATTCCTGGCTGCCAGACCGTCCGCGCCAGCGCGACATTGAGAAGATATCAGGATGAAATCACTTCCGCCCTGGCGAGCCGATGTGCAGAGCTGGCCATGCGTATCGGCTCGCCTTCTCAGCAAGGGATTGCGGATGTGGCTGAGTTTATGATGTTGCAAATGTTCAACCGCAACCAGATTAAATTTGCTCACCGGACAACGCTGTCCCACCTTCACCCGGAAGATTTCTACCGGGACCTGATTGAATTCTACGGTGAGCTGGTAACGTTTACCGACGAATCACGATTGCCAGAAAAACTTGCCCTCTATCAGCACGAGAACCTGACGGACACTTTCGGTCTGGCAATGCAGCGCCTGCGAAAAGCGCTGGGTACCCTGATTGCTCCACGCGCGGTGAATCTGCCGTTTAGTCATACGGATGGGATTTATGTTGCCCTTATCAATGAAGTTTCCCTACTCCAATCAGCCACCTTTGTGCTGGCAGTCAAATCCTTGCTCCCGCACGAAATTCTTCAGCGCCAGTTCGTTCAGCAATCGAAAATCAGCTCTGTAGAAAAAATTCGCAACGTAGTCAGTGTTCAGGTTCCGGGCGTGCCTTTGGTCGTGCTGCATACCGCACCTCGCCAGCTCCCCTATCACGCCAACTATGTCTATTTCTCACTGGATAAGGGCGCGCCGGGCTGGGCAGAAATCATCAAGCAAAACAGCCTTGCGATGCACGTCTCAGGTTCCTTCCCGGAGCTGGATCTGCAGCTTTGGGCAATAAGAGGATAA
- the tssJ gene encoding type VI secretion system lipoprotein TssJ, whose translation MKWRFILSLSLVCLMTVSLSGCETVKKIGKVIANPDIKVGENATQPSEITVTLLTEPDINPNDSGEASPVSFQLIYMSEDSKLREADFDQITTQKLDEALGKNYIDHQDFNLLPDTMKTLPLTKLEPTTRYVGVVAYFSDDQVTEWKAIERVTDIGHHYHLLVHVRDNRIELKKEDE comes from the coding sequence ATGAAATGGCGTTTTATCCTGTCATTATCACTGGTATGTCTGATGACCGTGTCTCTGAGCGGATGCGAAACCGTGAAGAAAATTGGCAAAGTGATCGCCAATCCGGACATTAAAGTCGGTGAAAACGCGACCCAGCCCTCAGAGATAACGGTCACGCTTTTAACTGAACCGGACATCAACCCTAACGACAGCGGTGAGGCTTCACCGGTGAGTTTCCAGCTTATTTATATGAGTGAGGACTCGAAGCTCCGCGAGGCTGACTTCGACCAGATTACGACCCAAAAGCTGGATGAGGCTCTGGGTAAAAACTATATCGACCATCAGGACTTCAATTTACTACCCGACACAATGAAAACATTACCGCTCACGAAATTAGAGCCCACCACGCGCTATGTCGGCGTGGTGGCCTATTTTTCCGACGATCAGGTAACCGAATGGAAAGCAATCGAGCGTGTTACAGACATAGGCCATCACTACCACCTGCTGGTACATGTTCGCGACAACCGTATCGAATTAAAAAAAGAGGATGAATGA
- the tagH gene encoding type VI secretion system-associated FHA domain protein TagH — translation MAKDKQQQPSLSLQILNGNELESGRAAKCLFTAEGGDIGHAQTCFWSVQDRQQGIEEKSCSVSWQDGTFCLQSYSRNLQINQASVSLNSGPIRLSQGDEIHIGSLRIKAQFYLDEAIDYDLQNATPETIVMNRDKLTETLLTTEGQPTYQGHQTYRETAPTLVNSFSQDPLAALQRESLTTLHAEFSAFDEPSHLQYSHRVSPIAPDSDIAPKSGIDNNFMDLPTIHTHRDYAEEDLFNSKEKDLTYQHVAMTPLIRGLGHAVPLHNSQDADDFLEEIGRTLQAAVKGLLDLQCQQNSLSDKHLRPLEDNPLRLNLNYETALSVLFADQKSPVHLSAPAAVSESLRNMKLHNQANQIAIVEALRMMLDAFSPAQLMNRFSQYRRSHEQRQEMDEAWAWRMYCNYYEELASCRQQGFEKLFNEVYDQVYDRVLRQSNRESDAS, via the coding sequence ATGGCAAAGGATAAGCAACAACAGCCATCACTCTCATTACAGATTTTAAATGGTAATGAACTGGAAAGTGGCCGGGCGGCAAAATGCCTGTTCACTGCTGAGGGCGGTGATATTGGTCACGCACAAACGTGTTTTTGGTCCGTCCAGGACAGACAACAGGGTATTGAAGAGAAAAGCTGTTCTGTCAGCTGGCAAGACGGGACCTTTTGTCTGCAAAGTTACAGCCGAAACCTGCAGATCAATCAGGCGTCGGTTTCCCTCAATTCAGGGCCAATTCGCCTGAGTCAGGGCGACGAAATCCACATTGGCTCGCTTCGCATCAAAGCCCAGTTTTATCTCGATGAAGCCATCGATTATGACCTGCAGAATGCCACGCCGGAAACGATCGTCATGAACCGGGACAAGCTCACTGAGACCCTGTTAACGACTGAAGGGCAGCCCACCTATCAGGGACATCAAACCTACCGTGAAACCGCACCGACGCTGGTGAATAGCTTTTCTCAAGACCCGCTGGCGGCTTTGCAAAGAGAAAGTCTGACGACTCTGCACGCGGAGTTTTCTGCCTTTGATGAGCCCTCCCATTTACAGTATTCCCATCGTGTCTCGCCGATTGCTCCTGACTCCGATATCGCCCCCAAGAGTGGGATAGATAATAATTTTATGGACCTGCCCACTATTCATACTCATCGCGATTACGCCGAAGAAGACCTTTTTAATTCGAAAGAAAAGGACCTGACCTATCAGCATGTGGCGATGACCCCGCTTATACGCGGATTGGGCCATGCGGTTCCGTTGCACAATTCACAGGATGCGGATGATTTTCTTGAGGAAATCGGGCGAACTTTACAGGCGGCTGTTAAAGGCTTACTGGATCTGCAATGCCAACAAAACAGCCTTTCTGATAAGCACCTTCGTCCGCTGGAAGACAATCCACTGCGTCTGAATCTGAATTACGAAACCGCACTAAGCGTTCTGTTTGCCGATCAAAAAAGCCCGGTGCATCTTTCCGCGCCTGCCGCCGTTTCAGAAAGTCTGCGCAATATGAAGCTGCACAATCAGGCCAATCAGATTGCCATCGTCGAGGCATTAAGAATGATGCTTGATGCCTTTTCTCCCGCCCAGCTGATGAACCGCTTTTCACAATACCGCCGTAGTCATGAGCAACGTCAGGAAATGGATGAAGCATGGGCGTGGCGTATGTATTGCAACTACTACGAAGAATTGGCCTCCTGCCGCCAGCAGGGTTTTGAGAAGCTTTTCAACGAAGTTTACGACCAGGTTTATGACCGGGTACTACGCCAGTCAAACCGGGAGTCGGATGCATCATGA
- the tssG gene encoding type VI secretion system baseplate subunit TssG — MTNIPFSDVRRYNFYALVEAIYKHTGAYEHISLQTEPHEEVLRFEADASIAFPLSDVQALEINKSHQFIMTIAFTGLNGSQSPLPGYYLDKLAWEVAQGERKLTDFLDLFSHRWTQFIYHTWRKYRYYVCFRNGGTDEFSQRMYSLVGLGSQSIRGRMAINHSKMLAYAGALANPGRSPEVICSLVSHCFDLDEVTLHGWQLRQMIIARSQQNRLGGKGLSGCKIIEKSVLGQNFSIGSKVPDRGGKFLLCIDNLSRERFLSFLPNGDNFLPFTLFVAFILRDQFAWDLRLGIAPNQVGGMTLGNEQNSLLGWTSFIGQPGQHPHVTIAVRS, encoded by the coding sequence ATGACAAATATTCCGTTCAGCGATGTACGTCGTTATAACTTCTATGCGCTGGTGGAGGCCATTTATAAGCATACGGGAGCCTACGAGCATATTTCTCTGCAGACTGAGCCTCATGAGGAAGTATTACGTTTTGAAGCAGATGCCAGCATTGCTTTCCCGTTAAGTGATGTTCAGGCACTTGAGATCAATAAATCCCACCAGTTCATCATGACGATTGCTTTCACAGGGCTGAACGGCAGCCAGTCACCTTTGCCGGGCTATTACCTGGATAAACTCGCCTGGGAGGTGGCACAGGGTGAACGGAAACTAACTGATTTTCTCGACCTGTTTTCGCATCGCTGGACACAGTTTATTTATCACACGTGGCGGAAATATCGCTATTACGTTTGTTTTCGCAATGGCGGAACGGATGAGTTTTCACAGCGGATGTATTCGCTGGTCGGGTTAGGTAGCCAGAGTATACGTGGTCGCATGGCGATCAATCACAGCAAAATGCTGGCCTATGCCGGTGCACTGGCCAACCCGGGCCGCTCACCAGAGGTTATTTGCAGCCTGGTTTCGCACTGCTTTGATCTTGATGAAGTCACTCTTCATGGCTGGCAACTGCGGCAAATGATTATCGCCCGCAGTCAGCAAAACCGTCTGGGTGGAAAAGGTCTGAGCGGCTGCAAAATCATTGAAAAATCCGTTCTGGGTCAGAATTTTTCGATAGGCAGTAAAGTACCCGATCGCGGCGGTAAGTTTCTGTTGTGCATTGATAACTTATCCCGTGAGCGTTTCCTTTCATTCCTGCCAAATGGCGATAACTTCCTGCCGTTTACGCTTTTCGTCGCTTTTATTTTGCGTGATCAGTTCGCCTGGGACCTGCGGTTGGGGATCGCGCCTAATCAGGTCGGCGGTATGACCCTGGGCAATGAGCAAAACTCTCTGCTGGGATGGACCAGTTTTATCGGGCAACCCGGCCAGCATCCTCACGTGACAATCGCCGTGAGATCGTAA
- the tssF gene encoding type VI secretion system baseplate subunit TssF, which produces MSFEEKYFREELDYLRQLGKLLAKEKPHLAPFLAEKEADPDVERLLEGFAFLSGNMRSRIEDEFPELTHSLLNMLWPNYLRPTPSMTIMEYVPDPKTVTTAFRVTAGGQVMSPSGEITGRKLDNGSADPVPACKFTLGRDLWLLPLTLESLSSSSSHKHGMIDINFLTGQQNIGAIDFSKIRLWLGNDDNYTRYQLYLWFCEYLTDVELIVGDKIIRLPDFRLYPVGFEKKDALLPYPKNVYSGYRVLQEYLCFLDSFFFFDIIGVQKLPADLVADHFTLRLNFSRPLPPDLKLRKDSLRLFCTPAVNLFQAHSETIVFDETSTEYILEANHKLMECYDIFSVDHVESGWALKSADGRIIETFSRSYVSFESFQHQVEYSQQREAVYYRVKTQRSHVHQGFEHLISFIHGDGVSKKHNFTAGIEEIVSVVLTCTNRDLPATLMTGDINLADGKDPAISSFSNVTRPTLPLYPVLDGSLHWSLLSNMSLNYLSLLDIETLKQVLRTYDLPGIHHPQAARLSQQKLDAIEQIETHPVDRLFKGVPVRGLSSTISIRQAPFVCEGDLYLLGTVLSHFFSLYASVNSFHILKVVNLDNQECYE; this is translated from the coding sequence ATGTCATTTGAGGAAAAGTATTTCCGGGAAGAGCTCGATTATTTGCGTCAGTTGGGAAAATTGCTGGCTAAAGAAAAACCTCATCTGGCTCCTTTTTTAGCGGAGAAAGAAGCCGATCCTGACGTTGAGCGCCTGCTGGAAGGTTTTGCATTCTTATCAGGCAATATGCGTTCAAGAATCGAAGACGAATTTCCCGAGCTAACTCACAGCTTGCTAAATATGCTGTGGCCCAATTATCTTCGCCCGACACCCAGCATGACAATCATGGAATACGTCCCTGACCCTAAAACAGTCACGACGGCATTTCGAGTGACAGCCGGGGGACAGGTCATGAGCCCATCGGGAGAGATCACCGGCAGAAAGTTAGACAATGGCTCAGCCGATCCCGTCCCTGCCTGTAAATTCACGCTGGGTCGTGACCTCTGGTTGTTACCGCTCACCCTGGAGAGCTTGTCATCAAGCAGCAGCCATAAACATGGCATGATTGATATCAATTTCCTTACCGGACAGCAAAACATCGGCGCCATAGATTTTAGTAAAATTCGCTTATGGCTGGGCAACGATGATAATTACACCCGCTATCAACTCTATTTGTGGTTTTGCGAATACTTAACTGACGTTGAATTAATCGTTGGCGACAAAATAATACGCCTGCCTGACTTCAGGTTATATCCGGTTGGATTTGAGAAAAAAGATGCCCTGCTGCCGTATCCCAAAAATGTATACAGCGGTTATCGTGTATTGCAAGAGTATCTCTGTTTTCTGGACAGTTTCTTCTTCTTCGACATCATCGGAGTACAAAAACTGCCCGCCGATTTGGTGGCAGACCACTTCACTCTGCGCTTAAACTTCTCGCGCCCGTTGCCACCGGATTTGAAATTACGCAAAGATTCCCTGCGGTTATTTTGCACACCTGCCGTGAACCTGTTCCAGGCACATTCGGAAACTATTGTTTTCGATGAGACTTCTACAGAATATATTCTGGAAGCAAATCACAAACTCATGGAATGCTACGATATTTTTTCCGTAGACCATGTTGAGAGTGGATGGGCACTCAAAAGTGCTGATGGTCGTATTATAGAAACATTTTCTCGAAGTTATGTCTCGTTCGAAAGTTTTCAACATCAGGTTGAATATTCTCAGCAACGTGAGGCCGTATATTACCGTGTCAAAACCCAAAGATCGCACGTTCATCAAGGGTTTGAACATCTTATTTCTTTTATCCATGGTGACGGCGTTTCAAAAAAGCACAATTTCACAGCCGGTATTGAAGAGATCGTTTCTGTCGTTTTAACCTGTACAAACCGGGATCTCCCGGCAACGTTAATGACGGGCGATATTAATCTGGCCGATGGAAAAGATCCGGCCATTAGTTCATTCAGTAATGTCACCAGACCAACTTTACCCCTCTACCCTGTTCTTGATGGCAGTTTACACTGGTCTCTGCTCTCTAACATGAGCCTTAATTATCTATCATTATTGGATATCGAAACATTAAAGCAGGTTTTACGCACCTACGATTTACCCGGAATTCATCACCCTCAGGCAGCCCGTTTATCTCAGCAAAAGCTGGATGCCATTGAACAAATCGAAACGCATCCCGTCGACCGCTTATTTAAAGGTGTACCGGTCCGCGGCCTTTCTTCAACGATTTCTATTCGTCAGGCACCTTTTGTTTGCGAGGGCGATTTATATTTACTGGGCACGGTGCTTTCTCATTTCTTTTCACTCTATGCCAGCGTGAATAGCTTCCACATTTTAAAAGTGGTCAATTTAGATAATCAGGAGTGCTACGAATAG
- the tssE gene encoding type VI secretion system baseplate subunit TssE: protein MMPGRKRDVSASLFERIGGETSGFSHLVQIERLQKSIKRNLRNILNTRPGSCQSTSELGVIDLNDATATSADFRKTVEDAIQECIEHYEPRVRKAEVQAVNNDGYNPIDLNFHIVAHVNLNGLQEVVEFNMQLDNHHHYQLD, encoded by the coding sequence ATGATGCCGGGTCGGAAAAGGGATGTCTCTGCCAGTCTGTTTGAACGTATCGGAGGAGAAACGTCAGGTTTTTCTCATTTGGTCCAGATTGAACGTTTACAAAAATCGATTAAACGCAATCTGCGCAACATTCTGAACACCCGGCCTGGTAGCTGTCAGAGCACGTCAGAGTTAGGGGTTATCGACCTTAATGATGCGACAGCAACGTCTGCTGATTTCCGAAAAACGGTTGAAGACGCTATTCAAGAATGCATTGAACATTATGAACCACGGGTAAGAAAAGCAGAAGTTCAGGCGGTCAATAACGACGGATATAACCCGATAGATCTCAACTTTCATATTGTTGCCCATGTGAACTTAAACGGTTTGCAGGAAGTCGTGGAATTCAATATGCAACTCGATAATCACCACCATTATCAGCTGGATTAA
- the tssC gene encoding type VI secretion system contractile sheath large subunit — translation MSLQEELSSSVAGTAAPQKSLLDEIMAQTRIQPESDGYDVARQGVAAFVASILETGSHAEPVNKLAVDRMIAELDKKLSQQMNNILHAEAFQHVESFWRSMKLLVDRTDFKENIKINILHATKEELLEDFEFAPEIMQSGFYKHVYSSGYGQFGGEPIASIIGSYAFNNTAQDMKLLNYVSAVGAMAHAPFLTSVSPHFFGLNSFTELPTIKDISSIFEGPAYTKWRMLRETEDARYLGLTAPRFLLRLPYSPVENPVKKFNYQEDVSSHHEDYLWGNTAYLLASSLTDSFAKYRWCPNIIGPQSGGAVNDLPVHMFEAMGQTQAKIPTEILITDRREFELAEEGFITLTMRKGSNNAAFFSANSVQKPRKFPGTPEGKVAETNYKLGTQLPYMFIINRLAHYIKVLQREQIGSWKVRNDLERELNNWIKQYIADQENPPADVRSRKPLRAAKIDVLDVEGDPGWYQVAISVRPHFKYMGANFELSLVGRLDKE, via the coding sequence ATGTCATTACAGGAAGAACTGTCCTCATCCGTTGCTGGAACTGCCGCGCCACAAAAGTCACTTTTGGATGAGATCATGGCGCAAACCCGTATCCAGCCTGAATCCGATGGCTATGATGTCGCCCGTCAGGGTGTGGCTGCATTTGTGGCCAGTATTCTGGAAACCGGCAGCCATGCAGAACCTGTCAACAAGCTTGCCGTTGACCGCATGATTGCTGAACTGGATAAAAAACTCAGCCAGCAGATGAATAACATCCTGCATGCGGAAGCTTTTCAGCATGTAGAGTCATTCTGGCGCTCGATGAAATTGCTGGTAGATCGTACTGATTTTAAAGAAAACATTAAAATCAATATCCTGCATGCAACGAAAGAAGAGCTGCTGGAAGATTTTGAGTTTGCCCCTGAAATTATGCAATCCGGTTTTTACAAACACGTTTACTCCTCCGGATATGGCCAGTTTGGCGGCGAACCGATCGCGTCCATTATCGGCAGCTACGCGTTTAACAACACCGCGCAAGACATGAAACTATTGAATTATGTCAGCGCCGTCGGGGCAATGGCTCATGCGCCATTTCTGACCTCAGTCTCACCTCATTTCTTTGGCCTTAACTCCTTTACGGAGTTGCCAACCATTAAGGATATTTCCTCTATTTTTGAAGGCCCGGCCTACACCAAATGGCGTATGTTGCGTGAAACAGAAGATGCCCGTTATCTCGGTCTGACTGCGCCACGATTCCTGTTACGCCTGCCCTATTCTCCGGTAGAAAATCCGGTGAAGAAATTCAACTATCAGGAAGATGTCAGCAGCCATCACGAAGATTATTTGTGGGGTAACACGGCCTATCTGCTGGCCAGTAGCCTGACCGACAGCTTTGCAAAATACCGCTGGTGTCCGAATATCATTGGCCCACAAAGCGGTGGTGCAGTGAACGATCTGCCGGTGCATATGTTTGAAGCAATGGGTCAAACACAGGCAAAAATCCCGACTGAAATCCTGATCACCGACCGTCGTGAATTTGAACTGGCAGAAGAAGGCTTCATCACGCTGACCATGCGTAAAGGCAGTAATAATGCTGCGTTCTTCTCCGCAAATTCCGTTCAAAAACCACGAAAATTCCCTGGCACACCAGAAGGTAAGGTCGCTGAAACCAACTATAAGCTGGGTACCCAACTACCTTATATGTTCATCATTAACCGCCTGGCTCACTACATAAAAGTCCTGCAACGAGAGCAAATTGGTTCCTGGAAAGTCCGTAACGATCTGGAACGTGAGCTGAACAACTGGATCAAGCAATACATCGCCGATCAGGAAAATCCACCCGCTGACGTTCGCAGCCGTAAACCGCTTCGCGCCGCCAAAATCGATGTGCTGGATGTTGAGGGTGATCCAGGCTGGTATCAGGTCGCAATCTCCGTTCGCCCGCATTTTAAATACATGGGAGCCAACTTCGAACTGTCCTTAGTGGGCAGGCTGGATAAGGAATAA
- the tssB gene encoding type VI secretion system contractile sheath small subunit, whose protein sequence is MSNTKDGSVAPKERINIRYVPKADGLSSEVELPLNLLIVGDMKGRPEDMPIDERSAVSVNKNNFNSVMGETGISLNFSVENSLSPKKGEDIQIELDIKAMEDFSPDNIVKQVPELKKLLELREALVALKGPMGNVPAFRTQLQALLDQEESRMQLLKELDIVNKA, encoded by the coding sequence ATGAGCAATACCAAAGACGGCAGTGTCGCGCCTAAAGAGAGAATTAATATTCGTTATGTACCCAAAGCGGATGGATTAAGCTCTGAAGTAGAATTACCACTAAATCTTTTGATTGTCGGTGACATGAAAGGCCGCCCGGAAGATATGCCAATTGATGAACGTTCAGCGGTCTCGGTTAATAAAAATAATTTCAACTCAGTGATGGGTGAAACAGGTATCAGCCTGAACTTTAGCGTTGAAAACTCGCTGAGCCCTAAGAAAGGCGAAGATATACAGATCGAACTGGATATCAAAGCAATGGAAGATTTTTCCCCGGACAACATCGTTAAACAAGTGCCTGAATTGAAAAAACTTCTGGAGCTACGCGAAGCGCTGGTCGCTCTCAAAGGGCCAATGGGCAACGTGCCCGCTTTCCGGACTCAATTGCAGGCTCTGCTGGACCAGGAAGAGTCTCGCATGCAGCTCCTTAAAGAGCTCGACATCGTCAACAAAGCGTAA
- the hcp gene encoding type VI secretion system tube protein Hcp, with protein MPTPCYISMNGQTQGNITAGAFSAESVGNIYVQGHENEMLVQEFQHIVTVPTDPQSGQPAGQRAHKPFIFTVALNKAVPLLYNALASGEMLPVTELKWFRTSVEGKQEHFFTTRLTDSTIVDINCHMPHCQDPAKREFTQLIEVSLAYRKIEWEHVSAGTSGADDWRAPLEA; from the coding sequence ATGCCTACCCCATGTTATATCTCTATGAATGGTCAGACCCAGGGCAATATCACTGCAGGTGCTTTTTCAGCAGAATCTGTGGGAAATATTTATGTCCAGGGCCATGAAAACGAGATGTTAGTGCAAGAATTTCAGCACATCGTTACCGTTCCGACCGACCCGCAATCAGGTCAGCCAGCCGGTCAGCGAGCACACAAACCGTTTATCTTCACCGTGGCGCTGAATAAAGCCGTCCCGTTGCTTTATAACGCATTAGCCTCTGGCGAAATGTTGCCGGTCACTGAGCTCAAATGGTTCCGTACCTCCGTTGAAGGTAAGCAGGAGCATTTTTTCACGACTCGTCTGACTGACTCAACCATTGTGGATATCAACTGCCACATGCCCCACTGTCAGGACCCTGCAAAACGTGAGTTCACCCAATTGATCGAAGTCTCATTGGCTTACCGTAAAATTGAGTGGGAACACGTCTCTGCCGGTACCTCGGGCGCGGACGACTGGCGCGCGCCGCTGGAAGCCTGA